From Streptomyces sp. Edi4, one genomic window encodes:
- the gntD gene encoding guanitoxin biosynthesis L-enduracididine beta-hydroxylase GntD produces the protein MHTLTLDAADADAIASLLDELADQYADVEDQAFQDELTVQSHRLPLALRRFLTDFRLHEPAGACVVSGYRVDQDRVGATPAHWRHRHGLSPALREEIFLLLCGALLGEPVAWATQQDGYLVHDVLPVKGHQDEQIGTGSNQTIFWHVEDAFHPYRGDYVGLLCLRNPDRVPTTFVGAQDLEISAADRRVLAEPRFFMLPDNSHLQMLDSGPGRPLTGGSRLLDAAYERLKRMLEDAAPVPVLFGSPHDPYLCLDPYFMDLDRLDSQARGALRRLSDEIDRRLGGAALAPGEIVFVDNYRAVHGRSSFSARFDGTDRWLKRINVARDLRKSRDARAAAGSRVLF, from the coding sequence ATGCACACCCTCACACTCGACGCCGCCGACGCCGACGCGATCGCCTCCCTGCTCGACGAGCTGGCCGACCAGTACGCCGACGTCGAGGATCAGGCCTTCCAGGACGAACTGACCGTTCAGTCCCACCGGCTGCCGCTCGCGCTGCGCCGTTTCCTGACCGATTTTCGGCTGCACGAGCCCGCCGGGGCCTGCGTGGTCTCGGGCTACCGCGTCGATCAGGACCGCGTCGGCGCCACCCCGGCGCACTGGCGCCACCGTCACGGGCTCTCGCCCGCGCTCCGCGAGGAAATATTCCTCCTGCTGTGCGGGGCGCTGCTCGGCGAACCGGTCGCCTGGGCCACCCAGCAGGACGGATACCTGGTGCACGACGTCCTGCCGGTCAAGGGCCACCAGGACGAGCAGATCGGCACCGGCAGCAACCAGACCATCTTCTGGCACGTGGAGGACGCCTTCCACCCCTACCGGGGCGACTACGTGGGCCTGCTCTGCCTGCGCAACCCCGACCGGGTGCCGACCACTTTCGTCGGCGCCCAGGACCTGGAGATCTCCGCCGCCGACCGCCGCGTCCTCGCGGAGCCGCGCTTTTTCATGCTGCCCGACAACTCCCACCTCCAGATGCTGGACAGCGGGCCCGGCCGGCCCCTGACGGGCGGCTCGCGGCTCTTGGACGCCGCGTACGAGCGCCTGAAGCGGATGCTGGAGGACGCAGCGCCGGTGCCGGTGCTCTTCGGCTCACCGCACGACCCGTATCTGTGCCTGGATCCGTACTTCATGGATCTCGACCGGCTCGATTCGCAGGCCCGGGGCGCGCTGCGACGGCTCTCGGACGAGATCGACCGCCGTCTCGGCGGCGCCGCGCTCGCCCCCGGCGAGATCGTCTTCGTCGACAACTACCGCGCGGTACACGGCCGCAGCTCCTTCTCGGCGCGCTTCGACGGCACCGACCGCTGGCTCAAGCGGATCAATGTCGCCCGCGATCTGCGCAAGTCCCGCGACGCCCGGGCCGCCGCCGGCTCCCGCGTCCTGTTCTGA